One genomic window of Polyangium aurulentum includes the following:
- a CDS encoding transglutaminase TgpA family protein, producing MRFGLVHRVMTDALAVLGILALLASGQFGPWVSGSILAGLVVALAIRDAWERYPWLKHLDAVALLGVLGLQIGRLMLDPNANVLDVLIEFAAALQIIRLATRKGAAHDQQVIVLALLHLISGTVLGGGLGYGLCFLGVLIVAPGALVLSHLRREVEGNYRQGARDRTGLPVDVPRILRSRRVVGRTFLGVTCLLSIPIFVFTAMLFVLFPRVGLSLLLLNRGHSGRMIGFSGRVDLGEVGVLRSDPTLVMRVEVPNLPDPPPARLPLHLRGTALDAYDGRAWTQSESFKRIVETEAGIVPFEDRWPDSALDPVMHIDLDPIDPPVIFLPPHASGLKLRTRATVSGEPSATAYRGPEGELRYQPIDDRGLKYDVFLSRKKAPSFKRMIASERWRYLTVPKDMPERVRQLAQTWAKDASTPLERARAIEHHLRTEYRYDLASPSGKDPQPLDHFLFESKRGHCEFYSTAMAIMLRTLDVPTRNVTGFVGGSYNRFGRFYAVRQGDAHSWVEAWLDEQQGWVTFDPTPPSDAAPKSDMVGAWAYLRDLVEATSQRWDRHVVSYDLNQQVSLLSSFTSRSRRGGSILPETTRGRAYGLAAVGLVVAGAGAAMWLRRRKQRGVVGPRGADPRSASAILATALYEALDAAMGARGVGRSPSTPPLKHAQALSEMSHPLAEEVLALTEIYLRARFGGEPLSDEERRSFERRVKALRQAPTVQAGAQAAAS from the coding sequence GTGAGGTTCGGGCTCGTCCATCGGGTGATGACCGACGCGCTCGCGGTGCTCGGCATCCTGGCGCTCCTGGCGAGCGGCCAGTTCGGTCCCTGGGTGAGCGGATCGATCCTCGCCGGGCTCGTCGTCGCGCTCGCGATCCGCGACGCGTGGGAGCGCTATCCGTGGCTCAAGCACCTCGACGCCGTGGCGCTGCTCGGCGTGCTCGGGCTGCAGATCGGGCGCCTGATGCTCGATCCCAACGCGAACGTGCTCGACGTGCTGATCGAGTTCGCGGCGGCCTTGCAGATCATCCGGCTCGCGACGCGCAAGGGCGCGGCGCACGACCAGCAGGTGATCGTGCTGGCGCTGCTCCACCTCATCTCGGGCACGGTGCTCGGCGGAGGGCTCGGCTACGGCCTGTGCTTCCTCGGCGTGCTCATCGTGGCGCCTGGCGCGCTCGTGCTGAGCCACCTGCGGCGCGAGGTCGAGGGCAACTACCGGCAGGGCGCGCGTGATCGCACGGGGCTCCCCGTCGACGTGCCGCGCATCCTGCGCTCGCGGCGCGTCGTGGGGCGCACGTTCCTCGGCGTGACGTGCCTCCTGTCGATCCCGATCTTCGTCTTCACCGCGATGCTCTTCGTGCTCTTCCCGCGCGTGGGGCTTTCCTTGCTGCTGCTCAACCGCGGGCACTCGGGCCGGATGATCGGCTTCTCGGGCCGCGTGGATCTCGGCGAGGTGGGCGTCCTGCGGAGCGATCCGACGCTGGTGATGCGCGTCGAGGTCCCGAACCTCCCCGATCCGCCGCCTGCGCGGCTGCCCTTGCACCTGCGGGGCACGGCGCTCGACGCGTACGACGGGCGCGCCTGGACCCAGAGCGAGTCGTTCAAGCGCATCGTGGAGACCGAGGCGGGCATCGTCCCGTTCGAGGATCGCTGGCCCGACTCGGCGCTCGATCCGGTGATGCACATCGACCTCGACCCGATCGACCCGCCCGTGATCTTCCTGCCCCCGCACGCATCGGGGCTGAAGCTGCGGACGCGGGCCACGGTGAGCGGCGAGCCCTCGGCGACGGCGTACCGCGGACCCGAGGGGGAGCTGCGCTACCAGCCGATCGACGACCGCGGGCTCAAGTACGACGTGTTCCTGTCGCGCAAGAAGGCGCCCTCGTTCAAGCGGATGATCGCCTCGGAGCGATGGCGCTACCTGACGGTGCCGAAGGACATGCCGGAGCGCGTCCGGCAGCTCGCGCAGACGTGGGCGAAGGACGCGTCGACGCCGCTCGAGCGCGCGCGTGCGATCGAGCATCACCTGCGCACCGAGTACCGCTACGACCTCGCGTCGCCTTCGGGCAAGGACCCGCAGCCGCTCGACCACTTCCTGTTCGAGTCGAAGCGCGGGCACTGCGAGTTCTACTCGACCGCGATGGCGATCATGCTGCGCACGCTCGACGTGCCCACGCGCAACGTGACGGGCTTCGTGGGCGGCAGCTACAACCGCTTCGGCCGCTTCTACGCCGTGCGCCAGGGCGACGCGCACTCGTGGGTCGAGGCGTGGCTCGACGAGCAGCAGGGCTGGGTGACGTTCGACCCGACGCCGCCCTCGGACGCGGCCCCGAAGAGCGACATGGTCGGCGCCTGGGCGTACCTGCGCGATCTGGTCGAGGCGACGAGCCAGCGCTGGGACCGCCACGTCGTGAGCTACGACCTGAACCAGCAGGTGAGCCTGCTCAGCAGCTTCACCTCGCGCTCGCGGCGCGGCGGCTCGATCTTGCCCGAGACGACGCGCGGTCGCGCCTACGGGCTCGCCGCCGTGGGCCTCGTGGTGGCGGGCGCAGGCGCCGCGATGTGGCTGCGGCGCCGCAAGCAGCGCGGCGTCGTGGGCCCGCGCGGCGCCGATCCGCGATCGGCGAGCGCGATCCTGGCGACGGCCCTCTACGAAGCGCTCGACGCGGCGATGGGCGCGCGCGGTGTCGGCAGGTCGCCGAGCACGCCGCCGTTGAAGCACGCGCAAGCGCTCTCGGAGATGAGCCACCCGCTCGCCGAAGAGGTCCTCGCGCTGACGGAGATCTACCTGCGCGCGCGCTTCGGCGGCGAGCCGCTGTCGGACGAGGAGCGGCGGAGCTTCGAGCGGCGCGTGAAGGCGCTACGGCAAGCGCCGACGGTGCAGGCGGGAGCGCAGGCGGCGGCGAGCTGA